From the Chloroflexota bacterium genome, the window ACAAGCCATTCCAGCAGTTGGAGATTCTAAATCATTATCTTAACAGCTATAACTGTAATAGTGATGCCGCCGAACGGTTTGCGTTACCCGCGGGTGGGCGGGACGAGACAACGCCATTTTGACGGAACCAGTCTCGAGCCAAAGAAAGTGCCTGAAAACGCGCAGACTCCCACCAGTCGGGTGCACGCTGTGTTGGGCAGTTCTTTTGGATATTCACCCAGCAAACTTAGGACTTGAGAAACGTTAATCGCTTTTGCCAGACATCCTGCGCCGACTTGCCAATCCAAATTAGATGAGTGTCGGCAGCTACTTCATAGAGTTCACATATCGCAACTTCTGCGGCGACTCGCTTGGCATTCTTGAGCGGCACTGACTTATCATATGGCGAATGCATCACCAAGACGGGCGCGGTAATTCCCGATAAGTCATCCACCCGATGATTGATGTCATTCATAAATCCAGTTCCTGATTGGGACGTTTTGATGAGCCAATGCACAAATCGCAAGTCATCTGGGCTCATGCGTTGGATGACCTCATCTACATTCAAAGTGGTCATTTCTTGCAGCATCAACCGCATCATCGTCATTGGTGCCAGTCTCAAAACCGTTTTTATCAGCCCCCAAGTGATACGTTCAGCACGACCGAATAGAAGGCGCGCACCCCGCTTGACTTCCTGATCGTCTGGCCAGACCGTTGTAACCGTTGACTCCATGATTAGTTTGCGAATCCGACTGGGATGGCGCAGAGCAAAGGACAGAGCCGTTGGGCCTGAGGCAGAAATACCGATCACATCAGCCACGGGAATTTGGAGCATGTCCATCAGTGCGGCAAGAGCGTCTGCCGCCTCCTGAGCGGTTCTTCCTACTTCAGAAGGAGTGCTGTCGTAACCTGGGCGAGAAGGGGTGAGAACTGAAAAGCCATGCTCAATCAATCGCTCGTGTGACAACCGACTCTCTCGACTGCAATGCCCACCGTTCAAAACCATGACGGTCGGTCCACTGCCTTCGAGACGATACTCAATTGGCCCCTTCGTGGTGTTAGCGATATTCCGTGTCATTAGAGATTGTCTCCATTCGAGTAAGTGCTTTTACTGCCCAACGGGGCGGCGGATCAGCCGCGAGGTCGAGCCGCGAAGCGAGCGAGACCGAGTCGGCTGCATCCGCTTGTTCGACGGCGCGCAGCGTCCGCTCGAACGGTTTGCGTTACCTGCGTGTGGGCGGGCGTGGATAATGCCTGAGAGCAGGAAAAACCCGAAGTCAGAAAAATGTTTGTAAATCGCGCAGACTCCCGCAAATCCACTGCACGCTTTGTTAGGCGTTCTTTGTTGTGCAAGACTCACCGCCTGAAAAAAGGCGATATCTTGTTAGGTTTTATTGTTATGTTCCAAAACAACGCTATCACTATCCCTTCAGCATGGATTATGTCATGCAGATTCAAGAGCACGTTTTTCCCACTTTGGGAGATTCACACCTCTTACGATGAGCCACAGGGAAAGTGACAATTCCCCAATTAGGGCAAGCGCTAGAACGGGGAGGATCGCCCCTGAGTATTTGGGCGCGAGGATAAGCGTGAAGCTATTCGTTAAATAACTCAAGCCCGCAATCACTATCAAAACGCCAACTGCCCTAGGGAAATAGCCCGAGCTGAAAAGCAAATATCCATAGATCAGACATGCAAAACCGAAAAATATCAGCCCGATGCCAAAGCCGAAATCATGTACTCTGACAAAGAGATAGCTTAGCGCATATAGCTGACTGGGTTCGATAGCTTTCAGGTAATCTGCGTTGCCCAATAAGAACAGTGGCATCAAAAGATTTAACTTGTTGACGACCAATACAGCAGTTTGGATTAGATTAAATAGCACTGCAAGTAAAGCCAGGTTCTTGTTGACTGGCTTGAGCAATATATACATAACTAGCATTATAGGAATATCGAACACGTGCAATATGATGTCGCCAGCAATACCAATGCGCCACAGCGACTCGGCAGCTATAATATTTTTTGCTGTGGACATGGCATCGCCTGACACAATCAGTCTGCCTCGAATGAAAATTTGATCCAGTGCACCCACGACAATGATGAGGAGATACAGAATGCCAGCAATTCGGGCATAAACTTGTGGCGATGTTCCAATGGTACGGGTTGTCATTTTAATTTCTCCTAAATTCAGATTAGCTGACAACAATACATCTTAAGAGTTGCAAACGCCTAACGGGGCGGCGGATCAGCCGCGAGGTTGAGCCGCGAAGCGAGCGAGACCGAGTCGGCTGCATCCGCTTGTTCGACGGCGCGCAGCGCCGAGAACAGCGGATGGAAGTCCGCCGCCCCGTTCGAGCGGCGCGAAGCGTCCGCTCGAACGGCTGGCGTTACCCGCTGGTGGGCGGGAGGAGATAACGCCACTTTGACGGAACCAACTCCAAGCCACGAAAACTGCTTGAAAACGCGCAGACTCCCACCAGTCGGGTGCACGCTGTGTTAGCCAGCTTCTTGGGGCGACAAATTGATTGCTGTCTCAGCAGACTTTGACGTAAGCGGACTGAGGCTCGTAATTTCGCATTTAATCAGAATATATCCTTTTAATGACTCATAAATGTGGAATGCGAGGTTTTGAAGGAGCAAAGGTGCGGCATTCGTTACGACTTCTCGCTCCCCATTGAATTTCAAAGTTGCGGGTCGTTCGTTAGTAATATGACCAGATATTACTTGCCATCGGTCATCATTTTTAGGAGCAAATATTGCAATGCTTTTTGTTGGAGGGTCTCCTCTCCAGTAAAAAGAAAACGTAGCCATAACCCCTTTATACAATGCACCTGATTTACTGGTCGAGACTACTAAGCCGAAACTTGGTCGGAAATCTGGATTCTTCGGGCAGGTAAAGCTAATAGCGTCTCCCCAACTTTCATGATTATCATAAAAGATGCCGCAAACAATATCGCTATCAATCTTCTGCTTCTCCAATTCGAGATATATCCGATAGTTTTCTATAAGTAAGCCAGCGCCCAGGAAAGCCCAATACCCCCACGTTGGAACATTGATATTTATTCCAACCGCGTTGAGCGCAAATAGCAGTATATCGAAAATCCCAACGGCAATAACTGGTGCA encodes:
- a CDS encoding alpha/beta hydrolase; this translates as MTRNIANTTKGPIEYRLEGSGPTVMVLNGGHCSRESRLSHERLIEHGFSVLTPSRPGYDSTPSEVGRTAQEAADALAALMDMLQIPVADVIGISASGPTALSFALRHPSRIRKLIMESTVTTVWPDDQEVKRGARLLFGRAERITWGLIKTVLRLAPMTMMRLMLQEMTTLNVDEVIQRMSPDDLRFVHWLIKTSQSGTGFMNDINHRVDDLSGITAPVLVMHSPYDKSVPLKNAKRVAAEVAICELYEVAADTHLIWIGKSAQDVWQKRLTFLKS
- a CDS encoding DUF4386 domain-containing protein, whose protein sequence is MTTRTIGTSPQVYARIAGILYLLIIVVGALDQIFIRGRLIVSGDAMSTAKNIIAAESLWRIGIAGDIILHVFDIPIMLVMYILLKPVNKNLALLAVLFNLIQTAVLVVNKLNLLMPLFLLGNADYLKAIEPSQLYALSYLFVRVHDFGFGIGLIFFGFACLIYGYLLFSSGYFPRAVGVLIVIAGLSYLTNSFTLILAPKYSGAILPVLALALIGELSLSLWLIVRGVNLPKWEKRALESA